The following is a genomic window from Streptomyces chrestomyceticus JCM 4735.
CCACGTATCTTGAAGGAGCCGGTGCGTTGCAGGTTCTCGCACTTCAGATGCACCGGCGCCCCCACCAAACCGGACAGGTGCCGGCTCCCCTCCAAGGCGGTGGACCGTGAGACGCCGGACAGGATCTTCTGCGCCTCCCGTACGTCCTCGACGGTGAGCGCGGCGGAGGCGGCGGCCGCCGGGCCCGCGCCCGGCCCGGAAACGGAGGCGGAACCGGAATGCGACGCCGGTTCATCGCCGGTACCGGACGCCTCCGCACGCGCCGGGACCGATGCCGGACCGGGTCGCTGACCGGCGGCAGAAGCGGAAGCGGAATCCCAAGAGGAACCGGGGGCAGGAGTGTGCTCGTGCGGCGTGTGATCGGCCATGAAGCCCAGTCTTACAGTTCGGTCCGCGGCCGGGTCCCGGGGCCGCCGGACCGGTGCGGCACCGGCACGTCTTTGGACAGCGCCGGTACGGGCGGCGCCGGGGCCGCGTACTCTGTCCCCCAATCCGTACGCATCCCATGAAGCGAGCTCCCGGCCATGCCCACCTCTTCGGACATGACGACCCACACCGACCCCGCTCTTCTCGACGCGCTGCAACACCAAGTCGCCGTTTTCGCCCGCCGCGCCGAACAGAGCCGGCTCGGCGGCGTCGGCCAGGCACGCAATTCCATGGACCGTGCCGCCTACCTGCTCCTCAACCGCCTGGACAAAGAGGGCCCGATGGGTGTCAAGGCGCTGGCCGCCGGCATGGGCATCGACTCCTCCACCGTCACCCGGCAGGTCGCCCCGCTGGTCGACTCCGGCCTGGTCAACCGCGCCTCGCACCCCGAGGACGGCCGTGCGGTCGTGCTCCAGCTCTCCGAGCGCGGCCGCTCCCGGCTGGAAGAGGTACGGGCCTCCCGCCGCGCCCTGATGGCGCTGGTCACGGAGGAGTGGACGGAGGAGGAGCGGGACTCCTTCTGCAGCCTGCTGACGCGCTTCAACGCCTCCCTGTCCACGGTCACCGCGACGCTGCCGCCGGTGCCGTCGAGCTCCTGAGGGGCCGGAATCCGGTCCGTCGGTTCCTGAGCGACCGGAATCCGGTCCGTCGGTTCCTGACCGGTGGACGGACCTCGATTCACCGGTTCCTGAGCGGCCGGACGGCGATCCGTCCGCCGCGCAGCAGGAGGAGCAGCGGCGTCCGGCCCTGCCCGCCCCGGTTTTTCCCTGCCGCCTCTTGACCGCGTGCCGGGCCTGCCGTGCCATGGAGCTGTGCGAGAGCGGCGGGCAGCCCAGGAACGCCGTCGTGCCCGGGAGTTCGAGGCGTTCGTCGCGGGCGCGGCCGGCCGTCTGCTGCGCGCCGCCACGCTGCTGACCGCCGAGCCGGAGGACCGGCGCGCGCCCGCCGCCGAGCGCCTGCTCACCCTCGCGCTGGCCCGTACGTACGCCGCCTGGGACCGGCTGCGCGGCGAGGACCCGTACGACCGCACGCGCCAGGAGATGGCCGCCCACTTCGCGCACTCCGCCTGGCGGGAACGGCTCCCCCGCGCCCTGGGACGCGGCAGGCGGCCGCCGCCCGGTGGCCTTCTGGGTCGGCTGTCCCCGCAGGAGCGGCTGGTGCTCGTGCTGCGCCTCTACGAGGGCGTCGCCGAGGAGCAGACGGCCGCGCAACTGGGCCTGCCCGCCGAACGCGTCCACGCGCTGTGTCTGCGGGCGGTGGGGCACATGCGCAGCAATCCTCCTGCCGGGCGCGCGGAGCCGCCGGTACAGGTCGGCGCAGCGGCACCGGAACCCGTCGGCGTACCGGACGCAGCTCAGGCCCCTGACGCACCACCCGCCCCGGACCCGCTGCTACCGGCCCCACACCCGGAAGCCGCCGCGCCATGAGCCTTCCGGACCGCAGGGAGACGCCATGAGCCTTCCGGACCGCAAGGAGGCCGAGGTGCGGCGGATGCTGGACGGGCCGCACCCGCCGGTCCCGCCCGACCTGGCGCTGCGCGCCGCCGCGAGCGGCCGACGGCTGCTGGTGCACCGGCGGCTGGCGCGCCGGCTGCTGTGGCTGCTGGCCGTGGCGGCGCTGGCGGCGCTCCTGGTCTGGGCGGCCGTCGACCAGCCGTGGCTGCCGCCGCCGGTGCACACCACCCCTCCGCTGGAAGGGTGGTGAACGGAGGCCGGGAGCTCCAGGCGCCGCTGTCCCAGCGCCTGAAGTCCCCTGGCCGAGCACCTGGCCCGTTCCCCGGCCCAGCGCCTGAGCGCCTCCTGCCTTCGCGCCCGAGTGCTTCCTAGCCCAGCGCCTGGGTGAGGTCCGCGACCAGGTCGTCGATCGACTCGATGCCGACCGAGAGCCGTACGAGGTCGTTCGGGACCTCCAGCAGCGAACCCGCCGTCGAGGCGTGCGTCATCCGGCCCGGGTGCTCGATCAGCGACTCCACGCCGCCCAGCGACTCACCGAGGGTGAACAGCTTGGCGCGGTTGCAGACCTCCACCGCGGCCTCCTCGCCGCCCGCCACACGGAACGACACCATGCCGCCGAAGGAACGCATCTGCTTGGCGGCGACCTCGTGGCCGGGGTGCGACGCCAGGCCCGGGTAGTAGACCTGCGTCACCTTGTCGTGCGCGGCGAGCAGCTCGGCGATCCGGCCGGCGTTGGCGCTGTGCCGGTCCATCCGTACGGCCAGCGTCTTCAGACCGCGCATCACCAGCCACGAGTCGAACGGCCCGGCGACCGCGCCCATCGCGTTCTGGTGGTAGGCCAGCTCGTCGCCCAGCTCGGCGTCGTCGACGACGAGCGCGCCGCCGACCACGTCCGAGTGGCCGCCCATGTACTTGGTCGTGGAGTAGACCACCACGTCCGCGCCGAGGGCCAGCGGCTGCTGGAGGTAGGGGCTGGCGAAGGTGTTGTCCACGACCAGGCGGACCCCGGCGTCGCGCGCCACGGCCGCCAGCGCGGCGATGTCGGTGATGCCGAGAAGCGGGTTGCTGGGCGTCTCCACCCAGATCGCCTTGGTACGGGGGCGCAGCGCGTCCCGTACGGCCTGCGGGTCGGAGGTGTCGGCGACCGACCACTCCACACCCCACCGCTCGACGACCTTCGAAATGAGGCGGAACGTGCCGCCGTACGCGTCATTGGGGATGACCACGTGGTCGCCGGGGACCAGGAGGGTGCGCAGCAGGCAGTCCTCGGCCGCGAGGCCGGAGGCGAAGGCCAGGCCGCGGCGGCCGCCGTCGAGGGCGGCCAGGTTCTCCTCCAGGGCGGTACGGGTCGGGTTCGCGCTGCGGCTGTACTCGTAGCCGCCGCGCAGCCCGCCCACGCCGTCCTGCTTGTAGGTGGACACCTGATAGATGGGCGGTACCACCGCGCCGGTCGCCTCGTCGGGCTCCTGACCTGCGTGAATGGCAAGGGTCTCGAAATTCTGGGGGCGCTGCTCGCGCTGATCGCTCATGTCTGCCGAGGGTAGTCGTCCACACCCGCGAACTTTTCGGAACTTTCTGCTTCGCTGGATAGTGGATACATACAAGACACAATCACGCTCCACTCCGTCCCGCCCCGCTCCGCCCCGGCGCCCGCCGCCCCGCCCGCCCGCATCCCACGACCGGAATCCGAGACTGACCCCATGGACGTTCTGCTGGTTCTCTTCGCCGCTGCCGCGCTCGGCGGTCTCGTCCTGCTGCCCTGGCTGCGGCGCCGGCAGGCCGCGCAGCAGGCCCAGCAGGGCCTGGCGGTGGCCGCCGACCCCATGGCGGGCTACGGATTCGTCCCGGCCCAGGAGCTCGACGTACGGCTGCCCGGCCCCGACCAGGAGCTGGAGGACGCCCTCGACGAGATCCGGCGCAGCCACGACTGGCGCCCGGCCGCAAACCTGCTGAGCGCCACCGGCGAGGACTGGGAGCGCCGCTGGCAGCGGGTGCAGACGCTCGCCGGGGCCGCGGCGTTCGAGCTGGCGGAGCGGCCCGGACAGGGCGGCATCTGGCTGCGTACGTGGCGCTCCGAGGCGCCCAAGGACCCGGGCGGCGCCCAGACCCACGCCCAGTTCCTCGTCATCCAGGCACTGCGCGACCCCGGCTCGCAGGACTTCCGCATGATCCTGGAGGAGGCCCGGACGGTCTGCCACGAGGCGGCCCTGCTGGCCCCCGGCAGCCCCGTCCCGTACATCACCGAGCTGGCCGTCGCCCGCGGCCTCGGCGACCGCCGCGCGGACTACGACGCCCTGTGGTCGAAGGTCGCCCAGCGCGCCCCGCACCACATGGGCGCGCACCTCGCCGCCCTGCCGTACTGGTCGCAGAAGTGGCACGGCTTCAAGGAGGAGGCCGCCGCGTTCACCGAGAGCGCCGCCTCGGCCGCCCCCGCCAAGAGCCTGCTCCCGGCGCTCCCGCTCTTCGCCGTCTACGACCACCTGCCCGAGGCCAACATGGTCCGCGGCCTCTTCCAGAGCGCCGTAGTCGAACGCGCGATCGAAGGCGCCCACTTCGCCCTGCGCGAGGCCCCGGCGGACCACCCCATGGCCCCGCACGTCCGGCACCTGCTCATCTGGTTCCTCGTGCACGCCGAGCGCTACGCGGAGGCCGTGGAGCAACTGCGCCTGGTCGACGGCCACGTCGGCGCCGTCCCGTGGTCGTACGGCAGCAGCCCCGCCGCCGAGTACGCCGCGTTCCGCGCCCTGGCCGTGGCCGGCTGGGAACGCGGTGGCGGCACGTCGTCCAACTTCCGCGCGCACCCATGACCACCGGCGGCCCACCCCTACCCCTCCCCCCCCGCCCCCGGAATGCGTCTCCCGCTCCCGGCGTTGTCCCGGCAACCGGCCACCGTCCTCTTCCCTCACCCCCGGAGCGAGACGCCATGCTCTTCAACCGCTTCAAGAACGCCCTGCCCTCCCCGGAGGAGGCCCTGAAGGGCCGCCCCGAACGCGACTTCACCGTCCCCGACCGGCACACGGTCCTCGGCACCCCGCTCCTCGGCCCCTACCCCGAGCACCTGCGCACCGCCGACTTCGGCCTGGGCTGCTTCTGGGGCGCCGAACGCAAGTTCTGGCAGGCCGAGGGCGTCTGGACGACCCTGGCCGGCTACCAGGGCGGCCACACCCCCAACCCCACCTACGAAGAGGTGTGCAGCGGCCTGACGGGCCACACTGAAGCCGTCCGCGTCGTCTACGACCCCGCCAAGACCTCCTACGCCGCCCTCCTGAAGCTCTTCTGGGAGTCCCACGACCCCACCCAGGGCTTCCGCCAGGGCAACGACACCGGCACCCAGTACCGCTCCGCGATCTACACCCACTCCCCCGCCGACCAACAGACAGCCGAAGCCTCCCGCACCGCCTACCAGTCCGTCCTGACCGCCTCCGGCTACGGCACCATCACCACCGAAATCCTCCCCGCCGCCGACTGGCCTTTCTATCCGGCCGAGGGATATCACCAGCAGTACTTGGACAAGAACCCGGCGGGGTACTGCGGGATCGGGGGGACGGGCGTGAGCTGTCCGGTGGGGGTGGCGCAGGCCGACGGGTGAGTGGGGCTGACGGCCCGCTGCGGAAGCCCCCGTCTCAATTTCAGACGAGCGGCTCTTTCCGGGCGCCATCGTGCCCCCGAGCCGTCACCCTTTTCTCATGGCGACTTCGGGGGCACGGGGCGGGCAACTCGGCGGGCTGCGGCAGTGGTGGGGTGTGCTGGCCGGTGTCTTGTTGATCGCGGCGTGGGTTCATGCCGCGGCGGGGCCGGCTGTGGTGATCGTTCTTTCCGCCGCCGTGTTCTTCTGGAGCTTCTTCCAGGCGCCGATGCCGTGTGGCGCCCCGGTACGCGGACGCCCGGACGGCTGTCGCAACAACGCCTACGGGCTGCTGTTGGGGTGCCACATCCGCCAGCACCGGTGGCAGAAGCTGAAGATGCTGATCGTCCGGCGGCAGGTGCGCGTGTTCTGCGCGGGGCTGTTCTCGGACGGGAAGGCCGTCGTCGTCACGCTGGCCGGGCTGGGGAGCTTCGTCTCGGGGCTTGTTGCCTTGGTCCCGGGGGTCATCGTTCACTGAGACGGCGTACGTGTGTGTCTCGGCCGCCTTCAGGGCTTCGGCGCGGGTGGTGGAGGCGCGGAAGCTGGTCGGCGAGCCGGTGGAGTACTTCCGGGCGTTGGCGGGGGATGCGGAGGTGCTGGGGATAAGGATGGGGGTGGAGGGTTAGCCGGGGCGGCGGGGCTGGGGCGGGTTTTTGAAGACTTCGTGTACGGCCAGGTAGTTCTTGCCGCTGTGGCCCTGGGCGATCGCCTGCTCGGTGATCGCCTTCATGAGCTGCGGCTGGTCGGAGTGAAGGCCCTGTTCCACGCAGGTGCGGGTGATGTGGTCGAGCGCGTGGAGGTTCATCTCCAGGGTGCCCGCGTCGCCGGGATAGTCACCCCGGTCCAGGGCGGGCGCCTGCTCGGTGAGGGTCGCGGTCACCACTGCGGGCATGAACCAGTCGAGGGCGAGTTCGGCGAATGTGGTGGCCGGGACGTTCGCCGAGCCGACCAGGGCCGTGGCGTGCAGAAAGCCGTTCATGGTCGCGTACATCAGGTCGAGCAGTGCCGTGTTGTACAGCACCGCCAGGCTGGGGTCGGTACCGAGGTACCGGGGGTCGCCCAGGCTCGCCAGCGTCGCCCGGTGCTCGTCGAAGACATGCCGCGCGCCGCTGTAGAGGAAGACGGAGCCGGGGTGCCCGACGAGTGGCGGTGGCACCATGATCGCGCCGTCCAGGTAGGCGATGTGGCGTTCGGTCGCCCAACTGAGCGCTGTTCGCGCCTCGTTCGGGGTGCCGGAGTTGAGGTTCAGCAGGGCCCGGCCCTTCAGGGCGTCGGCTGCGGTGTCGAGAACCGCGTACATCGTCGCGTAGTCCTTGAGGCACAGGACCGTGACGGGGCTCGCGGATGTCGCTTCGGCGGCCGTCCTTGCGCGGTGGGCGCCCTTGGTGACGAGGGTGTCGGCCTTCTCCGGGGTGCGGTTCCAGACGGTGGTGGGGTGGCCGTGTTGCAGCAGCGCTTCGGCCAGGGCGAGGCCCATGGGGCCGAGGCCGATGACGGTAACGGGGGTGGAATGAGAAGTTGTTGATGGGGTGTCAGTCATGCGGCCTAGACTGCTGTCTCACATCGGTGTGAGAGTCAACTGGACGTGGTGGTCGTCACATGCGTATGGGGGAGTTCGCCCGGCGGACCGGGGTCAGCCCACGCCTGCTGCGCTACTACGAGGAGCAGGGGCTGCTCAAGCCGTCGCGGCGGTCGAGCGGGTACCGCGAATTCGCGGAAGAGGACATCGCCACCGTCCGGGGCATCCGCATGCTGCTCGGCGCCGGTCTCGGCACCGCCACGATCGCCGAACTGATGCCCTGCATGGTCGACGACGGGCAGATCCTGGCGCCGGCCTGTTCCGGCATGCTGCCCGACCTGCACCGGGAACGTGAACGCCTCGACGAGGCCGTGGCCGGTCTGCTGGCCGCGCGGGAGAAGCTGGACGCCGTCATCGCCGCCACAGTGACGGCCGGGGGTGACGACGACGATCCGGAAGCCTGCCGTGCGGTGAAGAAGCCTGCCGTGCGGTGAAGCGGGCCGCTGATGTCGCTGCGTCGCCGCTCGGTACGGCGTCCGGCTGACGCCGGCAGAGGGCTGGCTTCGCGGACCGTCGCCGGGGTCAGTCGGCTCGGTGGTGGCCCAAGCGTGCGCGGTCGGCCGCCGCGGCGCCCTGCTCCCAGCCGTCGGCGTCGCGTACGCCCCGCATCCGGACGGCGGCGGTGTCGGGGAACAGTTCGCCGGTGGTCTCCGCCACGGCGACCTCGCGGGCGGCCAGGACCGGGAGGAGGCCGGGGGCGTCGGTGGCGGCCTCGGCGGTGGTCGCTTCGGTGACCGTGGCCAGGCGGGCGCGGATGCGGTCGGCGTACGCGACGAGGAAGGTCTGGCGGAAGTCGCGGGTACGGCGGGACCGGCCGCGGCTGTGGTGGGCGTCGCCCGCGCGGTGCATGGCGGTGGTGGCCTGGAGGAGCAGGGACGTGTAGAGGAGTTCGGCGGCCTCCAGGTCGGCTTCGAAGCCGATGAGGGTGGAGAAGCCGACATCGCCGGACCAGACGGCCTGGCAGCGGTTGGC
Proteins encoded in this region:
- a CDS encoding sigma factor-like helix-turn-helix DNA-binding protein; amino-acid sequence: MRERRAAQERRRAREFEAFVAGAAGRLLRAATLLTAEPEDRRAPAAERLLTLALARTYAAWDRLRGEDPYDRTRQEMAAHFAHSAWRERLPRALGRGRRPPPGGLLGRLSPQERLVLVLRLYEGVAEEQTAAQLGLPAERVHALCLRAVGHMRSNPPAGRAEPPVQVGAAAPEPVGVPDAAQAPDAPPAPDPLLPAPHPEAAAP
- a CDS encoding cystathionine gamma-synthase, with product MSDQREQRPQNFETLAIHAGQEPDEATGAVVPPIYQVSTYKQDGVGGLRGGYEYSRSANPTRTALEENLAALDGGRRGLAFASGLAAEDCLLRTLLVPGDHVVIPNDAYGGTFRLISKVVERWGVEWSVADTSDPQAVRDALRPRTKAIWVETPSNPLLGITDIAALAAVARDAGVRLVVDNTFASPYLQQPLALGADVVVYSTTKYMGGHSDVVGGALVVDDAELGDELAYHQNAMGAVAGPFDSWLVMRGLKTLAVRMDRHSANAGRIAELLAAHDKVTQVYYPGLASHPGHEVAAKQMRSFGGMVSFRVAGGEEAAVEVCNRAKLFTLGESLGGVESLIEHPGRMTHASTAGSLLEVPNDLVRLSVGIESIDDLVADLTQALG
- a CDS encoding NAD(P)-dependent oxidoreductase, which gives rise to MTDTPSTTSHSTPVTVIGLGPMGLALAEALLQHGHPTTVWNRTPEKADTLVTKGAHRARTAAEATSASPVTVLCLKDYATMYAVLDTAADALKGRALLNLNSGTPNEARTALSWATERHIAYLDGAIMVPPPLVGHPGSVFLYSGARHVFDEHRATLASLGDPRYLGTDPSLAVLYNTALLDLMYATMNGFLHATALVGSANVPATTFAELALDWFMPAVVTATLTEQAPALDRGDYPGDAGTLEMNLHALDHITRTCVEQGLHSDQPQLMKAITEQAIAQGHSGKNYLAVHEVFKNPPQPRRPG
- the msrA gene encoding peptide-methionine (S)-S-oxide reductase MsrA: MLFNRFKNALPSPEEALKGRPERDFTVPDRHTVLGTPLLGPYPEHLRTADFGLGCFWGAERKFWQAEGVWTTLAGYQGGHTPNPTYEEVCSGLTGHTEAVRVVYDPAKTSYAALLKLFWESHDPTQGFRQGNDTGTQYRSAIYTHSPADQQTAEASRTAYQSVLTASGYGTITTEILPAADWPFYPAEGYHQQYLDKNPAGYCGIGGTGVSCPVGVAQADG
- a CDS encoding MarR family winged helix-turn-helix transcriptional regulator, coding for MPTSSDMTTHTDPALLDALQHQVAVFARRAEQSRLGGVGQARNSMDRAAYLLLNRLDKEGPMGVKALAAGMGIDSSTVTRQVAPLVDSGLVNRASHPEDGRAVVLQLSERGRSRLEEVRASRRALMALVTEEWTEEERDSFCSLLTRFNASLSTVTATLPPVPSSS
- a CDS encoding MerR family transcriptional regulator, coding for MRMGEFARRTGVSPRLLRYYEEQGLLKPSRRSSGYREFAEEDIATVRGIRMLLGAGLGTATIAELMPCMVDDGQILAPACSGMLPDLHRERERLDEAVAGLLAAREKLDAVIAATVTAGGDDDDPEACRAVKKPAVR